In Bradyrhizobium sp. 200, the sequence CCGGTGTGTAGGGTGGCTCGCGATTCTGAACATAGGCGCCGGCGATCTGCAGACGATCGGCCGGGTTCACCGGGGCGGTGGACCCTGATCAGAACTTGGCCTCGGGTTGCTGAGGGGATCGGTAGTTGGGCCGTCTCAAGTTGGCCACCTGGCAACGTCCGAATGACCTGCATGGATTCAGTCATTTCTGCCCCACCTTCAAAGTTACCGCAGCAGCGGACGCGACCAGCTGTGAGCCCTGCGCGTTGGCGGTCTCCCAGCTCACGCGGCGAGCCCGCAAGGCCTCGTCGCCTGCTGAGCCGCCAGATCGGACAGCTGTGTCCTTTAGATTTGCGTACTTGGCGAGGCGCTTCGAATATCTGCGACCGAGGCCGGGGAAACGATCGATCCATTTCAGCGCTCCGGGGTAGAAAACAAAGCCAGACGTTCGGGTATCTGCCGCCCTGACGAGCGCCTCGGCGGCTTTTTCCAACGAGCCGACTCCGGGACCGCCTTCCATCCAGCGCTGGATCCCTGCGATCTGACGAACCTCATGGGATGCGGCAGTGTCGATCGTGCCAAAATCAAGTTCGACCACGCGGACGCCGCGTGGATTGAGTTCCAGCGCCATCACCTGGGAGAGCGCTGCGACTGCTGCCCGGGACGCTGCATAGTGCCCAAGATGTGGAAAGGGCGACACACGCACCATGGAGCCAACATTGACAATGACACCTTCGCCTCGTTCGACCATCGCCGGCGCGAGGCTCGCGACAAGGGCGAGCGGACTCCAGACGTTGGCCTCGAACATGGCACGCCCGTCATCGTCGTCTCCGCCGATCCATGTGAGCGCCTGCGTGGTGGTGCCGGCGTTGTTGATCAGGACATCGATGCCGCCAAGCTTCTGAAGCGCGCGCACTCCCAGCCGGATGGCCTCGCCATGACGAGAAAGGTCCGCTGGCAGCACATGCGGCGCCACTCCGCCGTCGCCGCGAATCTCTTCGACGAGTTCCAGCAAGCGATCTTCGCGACGCGCCGAAACCGCCAAGACAGCCCCCGCCTTGGCCAGCAGCTTGGCCGCCAACCGGCCGATGCCACTGGAAGCTCCGGTCAAAAGAATGCGTTTTCCTCTCAGCGCCATGGTCGTCGCCCATTTCCCGAATTTTGGAGACGTGGGCTCCGATCAGGCGGCAACGCAGCTCGCGAAAACAAATTCATGATCGTCATCGCCGGAGCTCGAGGACCGCGGCGGTGTTGCGCTTCTCCAATGCTGCGAACTCTGTCGCGGCCCATGCGCTATCGAGCGTGAGGTCTGGATCAAGCCCGTCGCCGAGGCGTTCAAGCTGCATGTTATTCCACTGCTGGAGGTGGAACAGGTTCAGCCCGGCCTCTGGCGCGGGCGCGCGGTCTATCTCCCCAGTGAGGAGACGTTTGGGCGTCTGCGGATCAGCGATCAAGGGACGACCGAGGCCGATGAGGTCGAGTTCGCCGCGCTCAAGGGCCTCGACCATTCCCGTTACCGTGCGGAAGCCGCCGGTGACCATGACCGGCATCGCAGCGGCCGCCCGCACCGCGCCAGCAAAATCGACGAAATAGGCTTCACGTTTGACGGTGCTCGGCTGCAGCTTGTCCTCGCCCTCGTCCTTGACTGCGACACCCACTATCTTGGGCTGTTCGAGTGAGCCACCTGAGAGTTCCAATAGGTCAAGGCTTGACGTGTTCAGCACTTTCACCAGTTCCAGGCATTCCGCGTTCGTGAAGCCACCCTTTTGGAAATCAGATGCGTTGAGCTTGATCCCGATCGGAAAGTCGGCACCCACGGCTCCGCGCACTGCCGCGAGCGTCTGTATCAAAAACCTTGATCGGTGCTCGAGTGATCCGCCCCAACCATCCGCCCGTCTGTTGGAAAGCGGGCTGAGAAACTGTGAGATCAAATAGCCGTGCGCCGCGTGCAGCTGGACCCCTGTGAACCCCGCCTCACGAACCTTGCGTGCCGAAAACGCAAACTGGGCGATGGCGTGTTCGATCTCGGTTTCCGTCATCGCTCTTGGCGGCGCGAACAGGTAGCTAGTTCCGCGAATTACATCGACTTCAACATTCGAAGGCGCCAGCGGCGCGGGGTTGATCGCAGCATCGGTCTGACGGCCGGCATGATTGAGTTGAGCCCAGAAATGGCTGTCGTGCGAGCGCCCCACCGCCGCCAGCTTGGCCAACTCGGTCATTCCACCCTCGCCATCGACGACTAGGTTCAGCGGTCGCTCCAGATGCCAACGATCGACCTGGATATTGCCAGACAGCAGAAGCCCGGCGCCGGACCCGGCCCAGCGCCGGTAGAGGGTTTCGAGCCGCGGCGTCGAGTGATGGTCTGCTCCTGCCATCCCCTCGCTCATCGCCGCCTTGCAAAGGCGATTAGATAGCTTCGCGCCGCAGGGCAGCTTTAGCGGCTCGGAGAGAATGTTGTTCATCGGCGCGTTCCTTTAAACTGGTTACCCCTGGAGTAAGGCCCGCCACGCTCGATGGTCGGCGGCGCGCCTGGTCATTGCCCACGCGAAGGCCGGCCCGAAGAGGGCTTGGTCGACACTCACGAGGGTTGGGTCGAGCTTTATCTCAGGCGCGCACACCCGTTAGAGGCGAGGTGCCAAAAGCGCCGGCCTTGACGCTGCCGTTCATCTTGTCGCCATCGACCGTCACGGTGAACTCGAGCGTCGTAGGCACGGGTTGCGTGATCGCAGCCGACCACGTCAGGACGTTCCCTTGCACCGCGCCGGAAATCTCTTGGGCGCCCGCCCTGCCCTTCATCGTGCCTTTGAAGGTGTCACCGCTGGTTACGATATCGAGTGCGCCTTCTTGCACGCCGATCGGTGAGTTGATGGTGGTCTTCCAGGATCCGTCGGCGGTCATGGCGTTTCTCCGTTCGCATGCAACTGCCCTCTCTGGATGACCGCCACCGCCAATTGCGGGCGGGACGCCTCCAGTCTATGATCGGCAGTAACGACAGCGATCGCTGTCATTTCATACGACAGTATGTACTGTCGTATGAAATCGATGTCAAGACTCGCGAGGAGTGGTTTTCGCATGATCAAAACCTGGTCCAAGGACGACCCAAAAGCGGGTTTGATGACCCGCAAGCGCGCACTGATCGTCGACGCCGCGCTGAAGGCGTTTCTGGATCGCGGTTACGCGGAGAGCTCTGTGAACAAGATCGCGGAGGACGCAGGCGTGTCGATCAAGACGGTCTATCGGCACTTCGAGACCAAGGACGAACTGTTCAGCGCCGTGATGCAGGCCGCGTGCCTACCCAATGATGAAAACAGCATTGAGGGGCCCGACGACACGAAAGCCCCTCAGCCTACCTGGTACGCGAAGCCGCCGAATATCGGTTTGGCTCTGGCTGGCGAGGAATATTTGCGGCACATCTTGTCCGAGGATCAGCTTGCGCTCTATCGCGTTGTTGCCCGTGATGCGCACCGCTTCCCCGAACTCCGGCGCCGTTATCTCAAGGAAGCCGTGGGGCAGCGCGTTGCAGCTTTCGCTGACTATCTGGATCGGTGGGCACCGGAGATGGGATGGTCCATCTCGAACAAACTGGCAGCCCTGACGACTTTTGCCGGCTTGCTCAAGGCATCTCTGTTCGATGATGCACTGTTGGGGCTTCGCAAACCGAAGG encodes:
- a CDS encoding SDR family NAD(P)-dependent oxidoreductase — translated: MALRGKRILLTGASSGIGRLAAKLLAKAGAVLAVSARREDRLLELVEEIRGDGGVAPHVLPADLSRHGEAIRLGVRALQKLGGIDVLINNAGTTTQALTWIGGDDDDGRAMFEANVWSPLALVASLAPAMVERGEGVIVNVGSMVRVSPFPHLGHYAASRAAVAALSQVMALELNPRGVRVVELDFGTIDTAASHEVRQIAGIQRWMEGGPGVGSLEKAAEALVRAADTRTSGFVFYPGALKWIDRFPGLGRRYSKRLAKYANLKDTAVRSGGSAGDEALRARRVSWETANAQGSQLVASAAAVTLKVGQK
- a CDS encoding NADH:flavin oxidoreductase/NADH oxidase family protein encodes the protein MNNILSEPLKLPCGAKLSNRLCKAAMSEGMAGADHHSTPRLETLYRRWAGSGAGLLLSGNIQVDRWHLERPLNLVVDGEGGMTELAKLAAVGRSHDSHFWAQLNHAGRQTDAAINPAPLAPSNVEVDVIRGTSYLFAPPRAMTETEIEHAIAQFAFSARKVREAGFTGVQLHAAHGYLISQFLSPLSNRRADGWGGSLEHRSRFLIQTLAAVRGAVGADFPIGIKLNASDFQKGGFTNAECLELVKVLNTSSLDLLELSGGSLEQPKIVGVAVKDEGEDKLQPSTVKREAYFVDFAGAVRAAAAMPVMVTGGFRTVTGMVEALERGELDLIGLGRPLIADPQTPKRLLTGEIDRAPAPEAGLNLFHLQQWNNMQLERLGDGLDPDLTLDSAWAATEFAALEKRNTAAVLELRR
- a CDS encoding TetR/AcrR family transcriptional regulator: MIKTWSKDDPKAGLMTRKRALIVDAALKAFLDRGYAESSVNKIAEDAGVSIKTVYRHFETKDELFSAVMQAACLPNDENSIEGPDDTKAPQPTWYAKPPNIGLALAGEEYLRHILSEDQLALYRVVARDAHRFPELRRRYLKEAVGQRVAAFADYLDRWAPEMGWSISNKLAALTTFAGLLKASLFDDALLGLRKPKDQEIVRQAREAAARMLILLEADQF